One part of the Thermoanaerobacterium sp. CMT5567-10 genome encodes these proteins:
- a CDS encoding DUF1648 domain-containing protein, with protein MNMLYYVNLLMPYFILIVIGVITPFITRKTIVFGVHVPKDFLNDKELQEIKTLYIINFLTVSLVFMILVVIRMKNINFAVGGIFIEVIIMLAMYMKAHYEVSALKSKKEWSKGKKEIAVVDMDFRKEKIVVSPLWFLLSIAIIILTVAVGVYMYPNIPQMIPMHFNFRGEADSFAKKSIMSVFSISIVQLIMTILMFVSYKMIELAKQQIDPSDPELSKERNLKFRRIWSGFIVFASTLINAILMGTAFIVYGVIKDWQSKIAVFSILPGLIITIAAIVISVMTGQGGERIKIDRENDKMSSVDRDDDRYWKGGLIYYNPDDPALFVEKRFGVGWTVNFARPSIWVGIIVLILIIVSISMINVNVMK; from the coding sequence ATGAATATGCTATATTATGTTAATCTTTTAATGCCATATTTCATATTAATTGTAATAGGAGTCATTACGCCATTCATTACTCGTAAAACTATTGTATTTGGTGTGCATGTTCCTAAGGATTTTTTAAATGATAAAGAGCTTCAGGAGATTAAAACTTTGTATATAATAAATTTTTTGACTGTAAGCTTAGTATTTATGATTCTTGTAGTCATAAGGATGAAAAATATAAATTTTGCTGTTGGTGGTATTTTTATTGAAGTAATCATAATGCTTGCAATGTATATGAAAGCTCACTATGAAGTATCTGCTTTGAAATCTAAAAAAGAGTGGAGTAAAGGGAAAAAAGAAATTGCGGTTGTGGATATGGACTTTAGGAAAGAAAAGATAGTTGTATCGCCTTTATGGTTTTTATTGTCAATAGCAATAATTATTTTAACTGTGGCTGTAGGAGTTTATATGTATCCCAATATACCACAAATGATACCTATGCATTTTAATTTCCGTGGCGAAGCTGATTCATTTGCAAAGAAGTCGATTATGTCGGTATTTTCAATCAGCATTGTACAACTGATTATGACGATTTTGATGTTTGTTTCATATAAAATGATAGAATTAGCAAAACAGCAGATAGATCCATCAGACCCAGAATTATCGAAAGAAAGAAATCTTAAGTTTAGAAGAATATGGTCTGGTTTTATTGTTTTTGCTTCTACCTTAATAAATGCCATTTTAATGGGTACAGCGTTTATTGTTTATGGAGTAATAAAAGACTGGCAAAGCAAAATAGCTGTTTTTTCTATATTGCCTGGGTTAATCATAACAATTGCTGCAATAGTTATATCTGTAATGACTGGTCAAGGAGGTGAAAGGATCAAAATAGATAGAGAAAATGATAAGATGAGTTCGGTGGATAGAGATGATGATAGATATTGGAAAGGAGGCTTAATTTATTATAACCCGGATGATCCGGCATTATTTGTTGAGAAGAGATTTGGCGTAGGCTGGACTGTCAATTTTGCAAGGCCGTCTATATGGGTCGGTATAATAGTTCTGATATTGATAATCGTGTCAATAAGTATGATAAACGTAAATGTGATGAAATAA
- a CDS encoding GntR family transcriptional regulator produces the protein MLLRIEFESDIPIYMQIKNQIIEGIALGMLKEGDELPSIRQLASDFGINLHTVKKAYDILKDEGFLSVHRRKGYVVTKNASADDNFIEELKKNLQPILANAYSRGMAEDEILKICKEILEQFKNGM, from the coding sequence TTGCTATTAAGAATAGAATTTGAATCAGATATACCTATATATATGCAAATAAAAAATCAGATAATAGAAGGGATAGCATTGGGCATGCTTAAAGAAGGTGATGAATTACCTTCTATACGACAGTTGGCAAGTGATTTTGGAATAAATCTTCACACGGTAAAAAAAGCATATGACATTTTGAAAGATGAAGGATTTTTAAGTGTTCACAGGAGAAAGGGCTATGTTGTAACTAAAAATGCTTCTGCCGATGACAATTTTATTGAAGAATTGAAAAAGAATCTTCAACCTATATTGGCGAATGCATACTCAAGAGGGATGGCGGAGGATGAAATATTAAAGATATGTAAAGAAATATTAGAACAGTTTAAAAATGGAATGTAG
- a CDS encoding YhfC family intramembrane metalloprotease, which produces MVNDLKVAFIIISIIFSILIPVFAVAYSYKKFKISFKALFTGALIFIVFALILESTLHSFIFKYTAITHHPYAYAFYGACAAAIFEEFGRLIGFKIILKKYRNWKDGLSYGLGHGGAEAIIIGGISNINNLIYSLMINSGSLEALKAKLPVGTVDQIKNAIINTPSYMFLISGFERLFAFTLQIALSILVLYSVKSGRYKYFIYALLLHFITDIFAALYQAKVLKSIFAVEIIVFVIAVFSFVFIVKSKKMAEKIL; this is translated from the coding sequence ATGGTTAATGATTTAAAAGTAGCTTTCATTATTATTTCAATAATCTTCTCGATCTTGATTCCTGTCTTTGCTGTTGCTTACTCATATAAAAAGTTTAAAATTTCATTTAAGGCTTTGTTTACAGGTGCTTTGATTTTTATTGTATTTGCTTTGATTTTAGAATCAACACTTCACTCTTTTATATTCAAATATACTGCCATAACACATCATCCTTATGCGTATGCATTTTATGGTGCATGTGCTGCTGCTATATTTGAGGAATTTGGAAGGTTAATAGGTTTTAAGATTATACTTAAGAAGTATCGAAATTGGAAAGATGGTTTAAGTTATGGATTAGGACATGGCGGGGCAGAGGCTATCATTATCGGTGGAATTAGCAATATCAATAATTTGATATATTCACTCATGATAAATTCTGGTTCACTTGAAGCACTAAAAGCAAAATTACCGGTTGGAACAGTTGATCAAATAAAGAATGCAATAATTAATACGCCTTCATACATGTTTTTAATTAGCGGTTTTGAAAGATTGTTTGCTTTTACACTGCAAATAGCACTTTCGATTTTAGTTCTTTATAGCGTAAAAAGTGGCAGATATAAGTATTTTATATATGCACTGTTATTGCATTTTATAACGGATATATTCGCTGCATTATATCAAGCGAAAGTTCTTAAAAGTATTTTTGCTGTAGAGATTATTGTTTTTGTGATAGCTGTATTTTCATTTGTGTTTATTGTCAAATCAAAAAAGATGGCAGAGAAAATTTTATAG
- the hisZ gene encoding ATP phosphoribosyltransferase regulatory subunit gives MKNLPDGVQDFLPEELRFKHSIENILRRTFESSGYEEIMPPTFEYMENFSNTSGIFFDENNLYRFFDKKGDLLALRPDVTTQVARIAATKYNEYPLKFCYIANVYRYDNPQVGRMREYTQAGIELIGKNHEYSDAECISVAVEALKNIGIKDFKVDIGQAEFFKSLLDELGLAWNEEQVLKELLEQKNQSEIEYFLKNNKITGRNYELIVNLPLFFGDIEIIKKAKDVYKFEKANKTLNYLERVYDILKDFGMDKYITFDLGMVQSIDYYTGLIFRVFVKDLGYAICAGGRYDNLLKNYGKDLPATGFAISVERAMLAVQNQSEKFTRKPKSVAILCNDSSRKEAYHIALKLRNEGKIAELVIKDNEDYLKKKRFDEIIKVGVLDG, from the coding sequence ATGAAAAATTTACCTGATGGAGTACAGGATTTTTTGCCTGAGGAATTAAGATTTAAGCATAGCATAGAAAATATATTGAGAAGGACATTTGAATCGTCTGGATATGAAGAAATAATGCCTCCCACATTTGAATACATGGAAAATTTCAGTAATACTTCAGGCATTTTTTTTGACGAAAATAATCTTTATAGATTTTTCGATAAGAAAGGTGATCTTCTTGCATTAAGACCCGATGTTACAACACAAGTTGCAAGAATAGCAGCTACAAAGTACAATGAATATCCTCTTAAATTTTGTTACATCGCAAATGTATACAGATATGACAATCCACAAGTTGGCAGGATGAGGGAGTACACGCAAGCAGGAATAGAGCTTATTGGGAAAAATCATGAGTATTCCGATGCGGAATGTATATCTGTCGCGGTAGAAGCGCTGAAAAACATAGGTATAAAAGATTTTAAAGTTGACATAGGTCAGGCAGAGTTCTTTAAGTCATTGCTGGATGAATTAGGATTAGCTTGGAATGAAGAACAGGTTTTAAAAGAATTATTAGAGCAGAAAAATCAATCGGAGATAGAGTATTTTCTCAAAAACAACAAAATAACGGGCCGTAATTATGAATTAATAGTTAATCTGCCTCTGTTTTTTGGAGATATAGAGATAATAAAAAAGGCAAAAGATGTATATAAATTTGAAAAAGCTAATAAGACCTTAAATTATTTAGAAAGAGTCTATGATATTTTGAAAGACTTTGGAATGGACAAATATATAACATTTGATTTGGGCATGGTTCAAAGCATCGATTATTATACAGGACTTATATTTAGAGTATTTGTAAAAGATTTGGGATACGCAATTTGCGCAGGAGGTAGATACGATAATTTGCTTAAAAATTATGGAAAAGATTTGCCTGCAACTGGTTTTGCTATCAGTGTAGAGAGAGCTATGCTGGCAGTGCAAAATCAAAGCGAAAAATTCACTAGGAAGCCAAAAAGTGTAGCGATACTTTGTAATGATAGTAGCAGAAAAGAAGCCTACCATATAGCATTGAAATTGAGAAATGAAGGGAAGATAGCAGAGCTTGTAATCAAAGATAACGAAGATTATCTAAAGAAGAAAAGATTTGATGAGATTATTAAGGTAGGTGTACTTGATGGATAG